A genomic segment from Spinacia oleracea cultivar Varoflay chromosome 3, BTI_SOV_V1, whole genome shotgun sequence encodes:
- the LOC110788941 gene encoding transcription elongation factor TFIIS — translation MESELVELFEAAKKAADAAAAEDVSSTNEESLCLEALKVLKDFPVNYQILVSTQVGKRLRHLTKHPRRKIQSFAADLIEIWKNIILQETAQKKNGEVGNNSVKVVPINADSTTKAIPVKAEKSTWGGNGKVEKVEEGVSPRPRKLAKTEQGPVERKFGNGNAVKAESLISEEPVKVERTANQVKPSSSANKPVANAPPKLPSMLKSGDATRDKVRELLLEALSKVCNEAHESIKGDVDACDPVRVAVSVESVMFDKWGRSTGAHKFKYRSIMFNIKDDKNPDFRRKVLLGDIKPERIVNLTPEEMASEQRRIENQKIEKKALFECERMGAPKATTDQFRCGRCGQRKTTYHQLQTRSADEPMTTFVTCVNCNNHWKFC, via the exons ATGGAGAGTGAGTTGGTGGAATTGTTTGAGGCCGCCAAGAAGGCGGCAGATGCAGCAGCAGCTGAAGACGTCAGCTCCACCAATGAGGAAAGTCTGTGCCTTGAAGCCTTGAAAGTGCTTAAGGATTTCCCTGTCAATTATCAGATTCTTGTTTCAACTCAG GTTGGAAAGCGGCTACGGCATCTTACGAAACATCCTAGAAGGAAGATTCAGAGTTTTGCAGCTGATTTGATTGAGatatggaaaaacataataCTTCAGGAAACAGCACAGAAAAAAAATGGTGAAGTTGgtaataattcagtgaaagTTGTCCCTATAAATGCTGACAGCACCACCAAAGCAATTCCAGTCAAGGCTGAAAAGAGTACATGGGGAGGAAATGGGAAAGTCGAGAAAGTTGAAGAAGGTGTTTCACCCAGACCACGAAAGCTTGCTAAGACCGAACAAGGTCCTGTGGAAAGGAAGTTTGGAAATGGTAATGCAGTAAAGGCTGAAAGTTTGATTTCAGAGGAACCTGTAAAGGTTGAGAGAACAGCAAATCAAGTGAAACCGAGCTCCAGTGCAAATAAACCAGTTGCTAATGCTCCCCCGAAGTTGCCTTCAATGTTGAAGTCTGGTGATGCAACACGTGATAAGGTGCGAGAGCTTCTTTTAGAGGCTCTATCCAAAGTTTGTAACGAGGCACACGAAAGCATTAAAGGAGATGTTGATGCTTGTGACCCGGTTCGAGTGGCTGTATCGGTAGAGTCCGTTATGTTTGATAAGTGGGGCCGTTCCACTGGTGCTCACAAGTTTAAATACAGAAGCATTATGTTTAACATCAAGGATGACAAGAACCCAGATTTTCGCAGGAAAGTCCTTTTAGGGGATATAAAGCCTGAAAGGATTGTCAACTTGACACCTGAAGAAATGGCGAGTGAGCAAAGACGAATAGAGAACCAGAAGATTGAAAAAAAGGCACTATTTGAATGTGAGCGGATGGGTGCACCAAAGGCCACAACTGACCAGTTTAGATGTGGTAGATGTGGTCAGCGCAAGACCACATACCACCAGCTGCAAACTCGGAGTGCTGATGAACCTATGACAACTTTTGTAACTTGTGTTAACTGCAATAATCATTGGAAATTTTGCTGA